A part of Halobaculum sp. MBLA0143 genomic DNA contains:
- a CDS encoding HAD-IIA family hydrolase, whose protein sequence is MIGGVVLDVDGTVVRGGEPIPGAPAAVDRLRAAGLPVVFCSNNPTAGPAAYVDRLGGAGIEVDGEAVVTAATATAAYLRANHAGASAYVFGEDSVEDRLRETTELRLLSEPGPASVVVATIDYDFGYDDMRLAIQTVDDDTAFVGTDPDPVIPASEGRVPGSGAVVNALAGVIGREPDAVPGKPSATAARLVRERLGVQGEDLLVVGDRLSTDVALGERLGAETALVGTGVTDIDGDGGGVTPAADGDPEPDHVCASLATVVDRVLDREQT, encoded by the coding sequence GTGATCGGAGGCGTCGTGTTAGACGTGGACGGTACGGTCGTACGGGGCGGTGAGCCGATCCCGGGGGCACCGGCGGCGGTCGACCGCCTGCGCGCGGCCGGACTCCCGGTGGTGTTCTGCTCGAACAACCCGACAGCCGGGCCGGCGGCGTACGTCGACCGGCTCGGCGGCGCCGGGATCGAGGTAGACGGCGAGGCGGTGGTGACGGCCGCGACTGCGACGGCGGCGTACCTCCGCGCCAACCACGCCGGAGCTTCGGCGTACGTGTTCGGCGAGGACAGCGTCGAGGACCGGCTCCGGGAGACGACGGAGCTGCGACTCCTGTCGGAGCCGGGGCCGGCGTCCGTCGTCGTCGCCACGATCGACTACGACTTCGGCTACGACGACATGCGGCTGGCGATCCAGACTGTCGACGACGACACGGCGTTCGTCGGGACGGACCCGGACCCGGTGATCCCCGCGAGCGAGGGGCGAGTGCCCGGCTCCGGCGCCGTCGTCAACGCGCTCGCGGGTGTGATCGGCCGCGAGCCGGACGCCGTCCCCGGGAAGCCGTCGGCCACGGCCGCCCGGCTCGTCCGCGAACGACTCGGTGTCCAGGGCGAGGACCTGCTCGTCGTCGGCGACCGGCTGTCGACGGACGTCGCGCTTGGAGAGCGGCTCGGCGCCGAGACGGCACTCGTCGGGACCGGCGTCACCGACATCGACGGCGACGGAGGGGGCGTCACCCCCGCCGCGGACGGCGACCCGGAGCCGGATCACGTCTGCGCGTCGCTGGCGACGGTCGTGGACCGGGTGTTGGACCGGGAGCAGACGTGA
- a CDS encoding V-type ATP synthase subunit D has translation MAEDVKPTRKNLMEIEDRIELSERGHDTLEQKRDGLIMEFMDILDQAQDVRSELEADYERAQDRINVARALEGDVAVRGAAAALEEYPEITTQSNNIMGVVVPQIDSSKVKKNIDERGYGLLGSSARIDEAADAYEELIESIILAAEVETAMKKMLDEIETTKRRVNALEFKLLPELRDNQEYIEQKLMEQEREEIFRLKKIKAKKEEEEKEEREAEAAEAETEEESVERLSADD, from the coding sequence ATGGCCGAGGACGTCAAACCGACCCGGAAGAACCTGATGGAGATCGAAGACCGGATCGAACTCTCCGAGCGGGGCCACGACACGCTCGAACAGAAGCGTGACGGGCTCATCATGGAGTTCATGGACATTCTCGACCAGGCCCAGGACGTGCGTTCGGAGCTGGAGGCCGACTACGAGCGCGCCCAAGACCGGATCAACGTCGCCCGTGCGCTGGAGGGTGACGTGGCCGTCCGCGGCGCCGCAGCCGCCCTAGAGGAGTACCCGGAGATCACGACCCAGTCCAACAACATCATGGGGGTCGTCGTCCCGCAGATCGACTCCTCGAAGGTGAAGAAGAACATCGACGAGCGGGGGTACGGTCTGCTGGGGTCGTCCGCCCGGATCGACGAGGCCGCAGACGCCTACGAGGAGCTGATCGAGTCGATCATCCTCGCGGCCGAGGTGGAGACGGCGATGAAGAAGATGTTAGACGAGATCGAGACCACCAAGCGCCGCGTGAACGCCCTGGAGTTCAAGCTGCTGCCGGAGCTCCGCGACAACCAGGAGTACATCGAGCAGAAGCTGATGGAGCAGGAACGCGAGGAGATCTTCCGGCTGAAGAAGATCAAGGCGAAGAAGGAAGAAGAGGAGAAAGAGGAACGCGAAGCGGAGGCGGCCGAAGCCGAGACCGAAGAGGAGTCGGTCGAGCGGCTGTCTGCCGACGACTGA
- the prf1 gene encoding peptide chain release factor aRF-1, with translation MSSDVETGGPSDDRREYEFRKVLEELDDFEGSGTQLVTIYVPDDHQISDVVAHVTQEHSEASNIKSKQTRTNVQDALKSIKDRLKYYDTKAPENGMVLFSGAVDSGGGRTEMVTKVLESPPEPIQSFRYHCDSDFLTEPLEEMMGDKGLFGLVVLDRREANVGWLKGKRVEAVKSASSLVPGKQRKGGQSAQRFARLRLEAIDNFYQEVAGMANDLFVPERHELDGVLVGGPSPTKDEFLDGDYLHHELQDLVLGKFDVAYTDESGLHDLVDAGQEALADQEIVEDKNLMEEFFENLHSGGEATYGFDQTRQNLVMGAVDQLLLSEDVHDDVVAYECPEGHEEFDLVDRRRDTPDHECSVCGEAAEPQEREDVVEHLIDIAEQRGTETKFISTDFEKGEQLLDAFGGVAGLLRYETGV, from the coding sequence ATGAGTAGCGATGTCGAGACGGGCGGCCCCAGCGACGACCGCCGGGAGTACGAGTTCCGGAAGGTGTTGGAGGAACTCGACGACTTCGAGGGGTCCGGCACCCAGCTCGTCACGATCTACGTCCCCGACGACCACCAGATCTCGGACGTCGTCGCCCACGTCACCCAGGAACACAGCGAGGCGTCCAACATCAAGTCCAAACAGACCCGGACGAACGTCCAGGACGCCCTCAAGTCGATCAAGGATCGACTGAAGTACTACGACACCAAGGCTCCCGAGAACGGGATGGTGTTGTTCTCCGGTGCGGTCGACTCCGGCGGCGGTCGGACGGAGATGGTGACGAAGGTGTTGGAGTCGCCGCCGGAGCCGATCCAGTCGTTCCGGTACCACTGTGACTCCGACTTCCTCACGGAGCCGTTAGAGGAGATGATGGGCGACAAGGGTCTGTTCGGCCTGGTCGTCCTGGACCGCCGCGAGGCGAACGTCGGCTGGCTGAAGGGGAAACGCGTCGAGGCGGTGAAGTCCGCCTCCTCGCTCGTCCCCGGCAAGCAACGGAAAGGGGGTCAGTCCGCCCAGCGGTTCGCCCGACTCCGGCTGGAGGCGATCGACAACTTCTACCAGGAGGTCGCCGGGATGGCCAACGACCTGTTCGTCCCCGAACGTCACGAACTGGACGGTGTCCTCGTCGGTGGGCCCTCACCGACGAAAGACGAGTTCTTGGACGGCGACTACCTCCACCACGAGCTCCAGGACCTCGTCCTCGGGAAGTTCGACGTGGCGTACACGGACGAGTCCGGGCTCCACGACCTCGTCGACGCCGGCCAGGAGGCGCTGGCCGACCAGGAAATCGTCGAGGACAAGAACCTCATGGAGGAGTTCTTCGAGAACCTCCACAGCGGCGGCGAGGCCACCTACGGGTTCGACCAGACCCGTCAGAATCTCGTGATGGGCGCCGTCGACCAGCTCCTCCTCTCGGAGGACGTCCACGACGACGTCGTCGCCTACGAGTGTCCGGAGGGTCACGAGGAGTTCGACCTCGTCGACCGCCGGCGCGACACGCCCGACCACGAGTGTTCCGTCTGTGGCGAGGCCGCCGAGCCACAGGAGCGCGAGGACGTGGTCGAACACCTGATCGACATCGCCGAGCAACGCGGCACGGAGACGAAGTTCATCTCCACCGACTTCGAGAAGGGCGAGCAACTGCTGGACGCTTTCGGTGGGGTTGCGGGGCTGTTGCGGTACGAGACGGGTGTCTAA
- a CDS encoding GTP cyclohydrolase III, translated as MTLTQATQFQIDNYGPWTVTPEPRREMDLQTLQSRLYADVAQFVGGRDGYAFYARGDNVVAVTNGIDRAAHRTLQESIANRYPVTVSVGVGVAEQPADALAAASERIQAAGSAQSPDRTEVLDGEFHTEPGPDDVQVAHFDVDDATEKYTDRISEFDTFVEVETGYASLMRHLRTEHGALAFFVGGDNVIAACPDLSADDYRAAVDTVGEEAGVELKVGVGTGRTAHDAGMDAKHALEDCRHDGTTVEIV; from the coding sequence GTGACGCTCACGCAGGCGACGCAGTTCCAGATCGACAACTACGGCCCGTGGACGGTGACGCCGGAGCCACGGCGAGAGATGGACCTCCAGACCCTCCAGTCGCGGCTGTACGCCGACGTCGCGCAGTTCGTCGGCGGGCGCGACGGCTACGCGTTCTACGCCCGCGGCGACAACGTCGTCGCCGTGACGAACGGGATCGACCGCGCGGCCCACCGCACGCTCCAGGAGTCGATTGCCAACCGCTACCCGGTGACGGTGAGTGTCGGTGTCGGCGTGGCAGAACAGCCGGCCGACGCGCTCGCGGCCGCCTCCGAGCGCATCCAAGCGGCCGGGAGCGCCCAGTCGCCCGACCGCACGGAGGTTTTGGACGGCGAGTTCCACACGGAGCCGGGTCCGGACGACGTGCAGGTGGCTCACTTCGACGTGGACGACGCGACCGAGAAGTACACCGACCGGATCTCCGAGTTCGACACGTTCGTCGAGGTGGAGACCGGCTACGCCAGTCTGATGCGACACCTCCGGACGGAACACGGGGCGCTCGCGTTCTTCGTCGGCGGCGACAACGTGATCGCGGCGTGTCCGGACCTCTCGGCGGACGACTACCGAGCGGCCGTCGACACCGTCGGCGAGGAGGCGGGCGTCGAACTGAAGGTCGGCGTCGGCACCGGTCGGACCGCCCACGACGCCGGGATGGACGCCAAACACGCGCTGGAGGACTGCCGACACGACGGGACGACTGTCGAGATCGTCTAG
- a CDS encoding DNA-directed RNA polymerase subunit L: protein MELRVVDKTDAELRIEIAGENHTFMNVLKGSLLRTEGVAAATYDVNPEQSGGQTEPILSINTEDGVDPLDALEEAADGVSAQMATLADDIETAFAEA, encoded by the coding sequence ATGGAACTGCGGGTCGTAGACAAGACGGACGCGGAACTCCGCATCGAAATCGCGGGCGAGAACCACACGTTCATGAACGTCCTGAAGGGGTCGTTGCTCCGGACGGAGGGGGTCGCCGCGGCGACGTACGACGTGAACCCGGAGCAGTCCGGGGGCCAGACGGAACCGATTCTCTCGATCAACACGGAAGACGGCGTGGACCCGTTGGACGCCCTAGAGGAGGCTGCCGACGGCGTCTCCGCCCAGATGGCGACGCTGGCCGACGACATCGAGACCGCGTTCGCCGAGGCGTAG
- a CDS encoding DUF6276 family protein, whose amino-acid sequence MSDCACDPAPVAFRVPPVLYEVAPGETAAICPRCLAVGAADAAVAEPADHPAFDRVDETFPDDYGGIAVALLLGKLPSLAVEKPAIRTLRDHAERAGVDVPLTLDRLVAAPDVEPAFALERKIVQMEQLV is encoded by the coding sequence GTGTCAGACTGCGCCTGCGACCCCGCACCCGTCGCGTTCCGTGTCCCGCCCGTCCTCTACGAGGTCGCCCCCGGGGAGACGGCGGCCATCTGCCCTCGGTGTCTCGCCGTCGGGGCTGCCGACGCCGCGGTAGCGGAGCCAGCCGACCACCCGGCGTTCGACCGCGTCGACGAGACGTTTCCGGACGACTACGGCGGTATCGCGGTCGCGTTGCTGTTGGGAAAGCTCCCGTCGTTGGCCGTCGAGAAGCCCGCGATTCGGACACTGCGCGACCACGCCGAGCGTGCCGGGGTGGACGTGCCACTGACGCTGGACCGACTCGTCGCCGCGCCGGACGTGGAGCCGGCGTTCGCGCTCGAACGGAAGATCGTCCAGATGGAGCAGTTGGTGTAG
- a CDS encoding MBL fold metallo-hydrolase, with amino-acid sequence MTCLGTGDALGVPAPLCDCEYCTESDRRRRPGLLVESGDTTVLLDVPPDVTEGLHATGTTSLDGVFATHAHYDHFHGVHELNHTQYEQHVWNEDDYDHPHPLADDLTVYGNDSVLKHVHSQTPHLTERLDFEALNLGEEEQVGPLTVEPFRVDHGGPLFHTQGYVVTGPSGDDGGSGPSAETAAVAYAPDANSLDPNPLPSVDLLFVEGSLLGPELHADAEELREQVARVDADRVVPTNVSEHQAELHTAALEAHASDLGYEVWEDFQTAVV; translated from the coding sequence GTGACCTGTCTCGGGACCGGCGACGCCCTCGGCGTCCCGGCCCCACTGTGCGACTGCGAGTACTGTACCGAGAGCGACCGTCGGCGTCGCCCCGGGCTCCTCGTCGAGTCCGGCGACACGACCGTCCTCCTCGACGTGCCACCGGACGTGACCGAGGGCCTCCACGCGACCGGAACGACGAGTCTCGACGGCGTCTTCGCCACGCACGCCCACTACGACCACTTCCACGGCGTCCACGAGCTCAACCACACGCAGTACGAGCAACACGTCTGGAACGAGGACGACTACGACCACCCCCACCCGCTCGCGGACGACCTGACCGTCTACGGCAACGACAGCGTGCTCAAACACGTCCACTCCCAGACCCCACACCTCACGGAGCGGCTGGACTTCGAGGCGCTGAACCTCGGCGAAGAAGAGCAGGTCGGCCCGCTCACGGTCGAGCCGTTCCGCGTCGACCACGGCGGGCCGTTGTTCCACACGCAGGGGTACGTCGTCACCGGGCCGAGCGGGGACGACGGCGGCTCTGGTCCGAGTGCGGAGACGGCGGCCGTCGCGTACGCACCGGACGCGAACAGCCTGGACCCGAACCCGCTGCCGTCCGTCGACCTCCTGTTCGTCGAGGGGTCGCTGCTGGGTCCCGAGCTCCACGCCGACGCCGAGGAACTCCGCGAGCAGGTCGCCCGTGTCGACGCCGACCGCGTCGTCCCGACGAACGTGTCGGAACACCAGGCCGAACTGCACACCGCCGCGCTGGAGGCGCACGCGAGCGACCTCGGGTACGAGGTGTGGGAAGACTTCCAGACGGCGGTCGTTTGA
- a CDS encoding DUF1684 domain-containing protein: MDTDTDTGDYAAQVRQEREEKDEFFGEHPRSPIPGERREGFDGLSYYDVDPALRFEVELEPFDDPEEITVETTQDGQQTYLEAGTFELSVGGETVTLTAFRPPGGEGRLWLPFRDATSGEETYPAGRYLDLEEPDDRTETGAWVVDFNRAYNPFCAYADAYECPLVPTDNWLDVPVRAGERAPST; this comes from the coding sequence ATCGATACAGACACGGACACCGGCGACTACGCGGCACAGGTCCGCCAGGAGCGGGAGGAGAAAGACGAGTTCTTCGGCGAGCACCCGCGGTCGCCGATTCCGGGAGAACGCCGCGAGGGGTTCGACGGCCTGTCGTACTACGACGTCGACCCGGCGCTCCGGTTCGAGGTCGAGCTGGAGCCGTTCGACGACCCCGAGGAGATCACGGTCGAGACGACCCAGGACGGCCAGCAGACGTACCTGGAGGCCGGCACGTTCGAGCTGTCGGTCGGCGGCGAGACGGTCACGCTCACCGCCTTCCGTCCGCCCGGGGGTGAGGGTCGGCTGTGGCTGCCGTTCCGGGACGCCACCAGCGGCGAGGAGACGTACCCCGCCGGTCGCTACCTGGACTTGGAGGAGCCGGACGACCGGACGGAGACGGGCGCCTGGGTGGTGGACTTCAACAGAGCGTACAACCCGTTCTGTGCGTACGCCGACGCGTACGAGTGTCCGCTCGTCCCGACGGACAACTGGCTCGACGTGCCGGTCCGGGCGGGGGAGCGAGCGCCGTCGACCTAG
- a CDS encoding NUDIX domain-containing protein — translation MSAPSYCVDCGTELDGRRIEGRERAYCPACERPRYRNSKPCAGVFVVDGSALLLVERTAPPGVGAWSLPAGFLEHDEPAPEGAVRELREETGVRVDPADLSLQTTRHVTHPERSPALVVVYAAPAAATTTGDPVAGSDAAAARFWRLDELDAAGERMEPGYRELAERLVADTP, via the coding sequence ATGTCGGCCCCCAGCTACTGTGTCGACTGCGGGACCGAACTCGACGGCCGCCGAATCGAGGGCCGCGAGCGGGCGTACTGTCCGGCGTGCGAGCGGCCACGCTACCGCAACTCGAAGCCGTGTGCCGGGGTGTTCGTCGTCGACGGCTCTGCGCTCCTGCTCGTCGAGCGGACCGCACCTCCCGGTGTCGGCGCTTGGAGTCTGCCCGCCGGCTTCCTCGAACACGACGAGCCGGCCCCGGAGGGTGCGGTCAGGGAACTGCGCGAGGAGACCGGGGTCCGCGTCGACCCCGCAGACCTGTCGCTCCAGACGACACGTCACGTCACTCACCCGGAGCGGTCGCCCGCGTTGGTCGTCGTGTACGCGGCCCCGGCGGCGGCGACGACGACCGGCGACCCGGTCGCCGGCAGCGACGCCGCCGCCGCCCGGTTCTGGCGGCTCGACGAACTGGACGCCGCCGGCGAGCGGATGGAGCCGGGGTACCGCGAACTCGCCGAACGGCTCGTCGCCGACACACCCTGA
- a CDS encoding response regulator, which yields MQRVLIVDDSGFQRTLVRDAVSEEYEVVGEAENGAEAVDKFEQLSPDVVTMDIMMPATNGVEATEEIKSRSPDTTIVMITSVEQREMMKKAVAAGADAYVTKPFDGDEVLEELAGVV from the coding sequence ATGCAGCGTGTCCTGATCGTAGACGACTCCGGGTTCCAACGGACGCTCGTCCGTGACGCAGTCAGCGAGGAGTACGAGGTCGTCGGCGAGGCGGAGAACGGCGCAGAGGCCGTCGACAAGTTCGAACAGCTCTCGCCCGACGTGGTGACGATGGACATCATGATGCCGGCCACGAACGGGGTCGAGGCGACGGAGGAGATCAAGTCCCGGAGTCCGGACACCACGATCGTGATGATCACGAGCGTCGAGCAACGGGAGATGATGAAGAAGGCAGTCGCCGCCGGTGCCGACGCCTACGTCACGAAGCCGTTCGACGGCGACGAGGTGTTAGAAGAGCTCGCGGGCGTGGTGTGA
- the deoC gene encoding deoxyribose-phosphate aldolase, with protein MTDDHRSLAEFAATIDHTVLGPETTLADVHVLLDEAAAHGTNACLPPCYVAEAAEYAPETTLATVIGFPHGQHATAAKAAEAERAHADGADELDVVVNVGRLQAGEQAAVQADLAAVVDATPLPVKVIVETALLSDDQKRTAAEAAVAADADYLKTSTGFADAGATVPDVELLAEYLPVKASGGVGSYEAAVEMLAAGAERIGASSGAEIVRGHPDFEE; from the coding sequence GTGACGGACGACCACCGGTCGCTCGCCGAGTTCGCGGCGACCATCGACCACACCGTGTTGGGGCCGGAGACGACGCTCGCGGACGTCCACGTCCTCTTGGACGAGGCGGCGGCGCACGGCACCAACGCCTGTCTCCCGCCGTGTTACGTCGCCGAGGCCGCGGAGTACGCCCCCGAGACGACGCTGGCGACCGTGATCGGCTTCCCCCACGGCCAGCACGCGACTGCGGCGAAGGCGGCCGAGGCCGAGCGCGCCCACGCCGACGGTGCCGACGAACTCGACGTCGTGGTCAACGTCGGCCGCCTCCAGGCCGGCGAGCAGGCGGCCGTCCAGGCGGACCTCGCGGCCGTCGTCGACGCCACACCGCTCCCGGTGAAGGTGATCGTCGAGACCGCGCTGCTGTCGGACGACCAGAAACGGACTGCCGCCGAGGCCGCCGTCGCCGCCGACGCCGACTACCTCAAGACCTCGACGGGCTTCGCCGACGCCGGTGCGACCGTTCCCGACGTGGAACTGCTGGCGGAGTACCTCCCCGTGAAGGCCAGCGGCGGCGTCGGCAGCTACGAGGCCGCCGTGGAGATGCTGGCGGCCGGTGCCGAGCGGATCGGGGCCTCGTCGGGCGCCGAGATCGTCCGTGGACACCCCGACTTCGAGGAGTGA
- a CDS encoding ribbon-helix-helix domain-containing protein, translating into MEYANVSVRFPRDLDTEIEQLVAETGLYTNKSEFVKEACRRRLTELQREPGVAALRLERLLERADAGTADHEAVDSRLSELAAAVDDDELQSAVTAAREETAERLLDE; encoded by the coding sequence ATGGAGTACGCCAACGTCAGTGTGCGGTTCCCCCGGGATCTCGACACGGAGATCGAGCAGTTGGTGGCGGAAACGGGGCTGTACACGAACAAATCGGAGTTCGTCAAGGAGGCGTGTCGACGACGACTCACGGAGCTTCAGCGGGAGCCGGGCGTCGCGGCGCTGCGTCTCGAACGGCTCCTCGAACGCGCTGACGCCGGCACCGCGGACCACGAGGCGGTCGACAGTCGGCTGTCGGAGTTGGCGGCCGCGGTCGACGACGACGAACTCCAGTCAGCCGTCACGGCGGCCCGCGAGGAGACCGCAGAGCGACTGCTCGACGAGTGA
- the ligA gene encoding NAD-dependent DNA ligase LigA: MTDTDSLVADLRFAEPDNPYLRDPGTSFHPVDELDPETAREQAAVLRDAVREHDARYYTDADPLVSDAVYDTLFERLQTLEETFDLDREGSPTRRVGGETLDELDTVAHVTRMLSIQQSVDADEVREFDDRVHREVGDVSYVCEPKFDGLSVEVVYVDGVYTRAATRGDGDEGEDVTEQVRTIRSIPERLAGDPPGFLAVRGEVYVPRPAFREHNRERVERGEEPFANPRNLAAGTLRQLDVSAVADRPLDCYFYDVLGWRATAPATAEPFSEVEDDDSRPDTQRAETAALDRFGLRTVDRSEHVGEIDGALDYRDRLLDDREELDYEIDGVVIKVDDRAAREELGATSRAIRWAFAYKFPARREVTRVTDVVVQVGRTGRLTPVALLDPVDVGGVTVARASLHNPEQIAELGVGVGDRVRVKRAGDVIPQVTEVVDDGDDGHFEFPDTCPVCDSPAERDGPVAFCTGGLSCDAQVARTIQHYASRGGLDIEGLGEERVEQLREAGLLDNLPDLYRLPERRGALAGLGGWGETSADNLIAEVRASREPPLPEFLAGLGIHEVGEATARNLAREFGDFETFRSATVDELVAVDDVGETVARTIREFLDNPDNAAVIDELLGFVDPESVETDDDGDALAGLTFVFTGSLSEPRRVASDLVERHGGSATGSVSGNTDYLVAGENPGQSKRDDADSEDVPVVDEDGFADVLAERGVDWPPAE; the protein is encoded by the coding sequence GTGACCGACACCGACAGTCTCGTGGCCGATCTCCGGTTCGCGGAGCCGGACAATCCGTACCTCCGCGACCCGGGCACCTCGTTCCACCCGGTAGACGAACTCGACCCGGAGACGGCCCGCGAGCAGGCGGCCGTCCTCCGAGACGCCGTCCGGGAGCACGACGCCCGGTACTACACGGACGCTGACCCGTTGGTGTCCGACGCCGTCTACGACACGCTGTTCGAACGACTCCAGACGCTGGAGGAGACGTTCGACCTCGACAGAGAGGGGTCGCCGACGCGTCGTGTCGGCGGCGAGACGCTGGACGAACTGGACACCGTCGCGCACGTCACCCGGATGCTGTCGATCCAGCAGTCCGTCGACGCCGACGAGGTGCGGGAGTTCGACGACCGGGTCCACCGCGAGGTGGGCGACGTGTCGTACGTCTGCGAGCCGAAGTTCGACGGGCTCTCCGTCGAGGTGGTGTACGTCGACGGCGTCTACACCCGGGCGGCGACCCGTGGCGACGGCGACGAGGGGGAAGACGTGACCGAACAGGTTCGGACGATCCGGTCGATTCCCGAACGGCTCGCGGGCGACCCGCCGGGGTTCCTGGCCGTCCGCGGCGAGGTGTACGTCCCGCGGCCGGCGTTCCGCGAGCACAACCGCGAGCGGGTCGAGCGGGGCGAAGAGCCGTTCGCCAACCCCCGGAACCTCGCTGCCGGCACACTCCGGCAGCTGGACGTGTCCGCAGTCGCCGACCGCCCGCTCGACTGTTACTTCTACGACGTGCTGGGCTGGCGGGCGACGGCGCCGGCGACGGCCGAACCGTTCTCGGAGGTCGAAGACGACGACAGCCGCCCGGACACCCAACGAGCGGAGACGGCGGCCCTCGATCGGTTCGGGCTCCGGACGGTCGACCGGTCGGAACACGTCGGGGAGATCGACGGAGCGCTCGACTACCGCGACCGACTGCTCGACGACCGCGAGGAACTGGACTACGAGATCGACGGCGTCGTGATCAAGGTGGACGACCGTGCCGCCCGCGAGGAGCTGGGAGCGACCAGCCGGGCGATCCGGTGGGCGTTCGCCTACAAGTTCCCCGCGCGCCGCGAGGTGACCCGCGTCACGGACGTGGTCGTCCAGGTGGGCCGGACCGGCCGACTCACTCCCGTCGCGTTGTTGGACCCGGTGGACGTGGGCGGCGTGACGGTCGCCCGCGCCAGCCTCCACAACCCGGAACAGATCGCCGAGTTGGGCGTCGGCGTCGGCGACCGGGTTCGGGTGAAACGCGCCGGCGACGTGATCCCGCAGGTGACGGAGGTTGTCGACGACGGGGACGACGGTCACTTCGAGTTCCCCGACACCTGTCCCGTCTGTGACAGTCCGGCAGAGCGCGACGGCCCGGTCGCGTTCTGTACCGGCGGGCTGTCGTGTGACGCCCAGGTGGCGCGGACGATCCAACACTACGCCTCTCGGGGCGGGCTGGACATCGAGGGGCTCGGCGAGGAACGGGTCGAACAGCTGCGCGAGGCGGGACTGCTCGACAATCTCCCGGATCTGTACCGCCTGCCGGAGCGGCGCGGAGCGCTCGCGGGCCTCGGCGGCTGGGGGGAGACGAGCGCCGACAACCTGATCGCCGAGGTTCGGGCCAGCCGGGAGCCGCCGTTGCCGGAGTTCCTGGCCGGGCTCGGGATCCACGAGGTCGGTGAGGCGACTGCCCGGAACCTCGCTCGGGAGTTCGGCGACTTCGAGACGTTCCGGTCGGCGACGGTCGACGAACTCGTCGCCGTCGACGACGTGGGCGAGACGGTCGCCCGGACGATCCGAGAGTTCCTCGACAACCCGGACAACGCGGCCGTGATCGACGAACTGCTGGGGTTCGTCGACCCGGAGTCCGTCGAGACGGACGACGACGGCGACGCGCTCGCCGGGCTGACGTTCGTGTTCACCGGGTCGTTGTCCGAGCCGCGGCGGGTCGCGTCGGACCTCGTGGAGCGACACGGCGGCTCCGCCACCGGCTCCGTCTCCGGCAACACGGACTACCTCGTCGCGGGCGAGAACCCCGGCCAGAGCAAGCGCGACGACGCCGACAGCGAGGACGTGCCCGTGGTCGACGAGGACGGGTTCGCGGACGTGCTCGCCGAGCGGGGAGTCGACTGGCCGCCGGCGGAGTGA